A window of Neorhizobium galegae bv. orientalis str. HAMBI 540 genomic DNA:
GCTAGGCCATCAACGACATCATTGGAACCGGCTTCGGACATGGGCCTAAACCCATACCTGGAAGCCTCCAGATCAATCTTCTCTTCACGATTTTTGCAGAACAGGCAGCACTTCATCGAAGTGATGCAAACTTTTATTTTCTTCAGAAGACAACTTTTGTGCTCACGCGCCGCAGGCGCTCCGCAGGGGCGCCAAACGATTGGCGACGCGCTCTGCGCTGTATTGCTGCCATACTCAAACTCGAGCAAGGCCGCGACAGCGTCAGGACAAAATATGGTGGAGCTGAGCGGGATCGAACCGCTGACCCCCTGCTTGCAAAGCAGGTGCTCTCCCAGCTGAGCTACAGCCCCAATCACTTGGGAACAGCTTGCAGCCGACAGCGTCAGCACAAAGCCCGTTCATCAACACCATAATCCGCGCGCCATTCAACTGTGTTCGCCACCCGTGCGGCGCCAAGCCATCTGCTTTTCAACAAATGGTGGGCCCGGGTAGACTCGAACTACCGACCCCACGCTTATCAAGCGTGTGCTCTAACCAACTGAGCTACGGGCCCATTCAGTCAAACCGGTCGTGCGGTTTTTTGTCTTCTTGAAGAAAGAGAAACGTAGTCGGCGGGTTCGCCATACCATCCTATTGCCGAGGCAATTCCGTGGCGTATTGCGTTTCGATGGTCACCTGACTGGTGCCATCTATTGTTCTAAAAAGCACGGGAAGGTTCATACCGGGCCATGTCTTGCGACATGTGCCGGTCGTCTTACCGTTCCACAGCTTCCTTAGAAAGGAGGTGATCCAGCCGCAGGTTCCCCTACGGCTACCTTGTTACGACTTCACCCCAGTCGCTGACCCTACCGTGGTTAGCTGCCTCCTTGCGGTTAGCGCACTACCTTCGGGTAAAACCAACTCCCATGGTGTGACGGGCGGTGTGTACAAGGCCCGGGAACGTATTCACCGCGGCGTGCTGATCCGCGATTACTAGCGATTCCAACTTCATGCACTCGAGTTGCAGAGTGCAATCCGAACTGAGATGGCTTTTGGAGATTAGCTCGGGATCGCTCCTTCGCTGCCCACTGTCACCACCATTGTAGCACGTGTGTAGCCCAGCCCGTAAGGGCCATGAGGACTTGACGTCATCCCCACCTTCCTCTCGGCTTATCACCGGCAGTCCCCTTAGAGTGCCCAACTGAATGCTGGCAACTAAGGGCGAGGGTTGCGCTCGTTGCGGGACTTAACCCAACATCTCACGACACGAGCTGACGACAGCCATGCAGCACCTGTGTCCCGGTCCCCGAAGGGAACACTACATCTCTGTAGCTGTCCGGGCATGTCAAGGGCTGGTAAGGTTCTGCGCGTTGCTTCGAATTAAACCACATGCTCCACCGCTTGTGCGGGCCCCCGTCAATTCCTTTGAGTTTTAATCTTGCGACCGTACTCCCCAGGCGGAATGTTTAATGCGTTAGCTGCGCCACCGACAAGTAAACTTGCCGACGGCTAACATTCATCGTTTACGGCGTGGACTACCAGGGTATCTAATCCTGTTTGCTCCCCACGCTTTCGCACCTCAGCGTCAGTAATGGACCAGTAAGCCGCCTTCGCCACTGGTGTTCCTGCGAATATCTACGAATTTCACCTCTACACTCGCAATTCCACTTACCTCTTCCATACTCAAGATACCCAGTATCAAAGGCAGTTCCAGAGTTGAGCTCTGGGATTTCACCCCTGACTTAAATATCCGCCTACGTGCGCTTTACGCCCAGTAATTCCGAACAACGCTAGCCCCCTTCGTATTACCGCGGCTGCTGGCACGAAGTTAGCCGGGGCTTCTTCTCCGGATACCGTCATTATCTTCTCCGGTGAAAGAGCTTTACAATCCTAAGACCTTCATCACTCACGCGGCATGGCTGGATCAGGCTTGCGCCCATTGTCCAATATTCCCCACTGCTGCCTCCCGTAGGAGTTTGGGCCGTGTCTCAGTCCCAATGTGGCTGATCATCCTCTCAGACCAGCTATGGATCGTCGCCTTGGTAGGCCTTTACCCCACCAACTAGCTAATCCAACGCGGGCTCATCCATCCCCGATAAATCTTTCCCCCGAAGGGCGTATACGGTATTAGCTCCAGTTTCCCGGAGTTGTTCCGTAGGGATGGGTAGATTCCCACGCGTTACTCACCCGTCTGCCGCTCCTCTTGCGAGGCGCTCGACTTGCATGTGTTAAGCCTGCCGCCAGCGTTCGTTCTGAGCCAGGATCAAACTCTCAAGTTGAGAATCCAATCCGACTAATCACTCTTGTTCTGAATCGACGAGAACTCACTATGATAAGGTCCGCATCACTGCGCACCTAACCAGGTGTTCTCTTGTTCAAAACGTGACCGTCATTTGTCTTCCATAGATCAAGGCCTAAACCCCGATCCGCGAAAACCGCCGACCACGTTTCTCTTTCTTCTCATCTTCAATTGTCAAATAACAGACGCTTCAAAACCAAAAGGCCAAACCGTCAAAACTTCTCAAACAGCGCTACATCCAGAGACCAAACCGAAACTCGGTCCCAACCAGCATGCGCCAATCAATCAGTGATTTCTGAAGAACGAAAGTCGTCGTCGCCAGCAGCGCCGCCGCCCTCGTTCAGTGAGCGGGTTATAGATCCCACCACACTTTGAAGTCAACAGGGATGATTCAGAAATCTTGAGAAATCGTACAAGCAATTGTTTTTACAGGATAATCGTCGATTTCGGGGAATCCCGGGGCGTTAATATTCGTTAACCACTCTCTATAAGGAGCTCTTCATCGACCGTGGAACCGAGATACTCGTGAAAACCGCCATTCCTTCCATTCTTGTGCCGCTGCCGCAAAACATGCGATAGCAGAATGCCCCCGAAACTCTCTGGAAAGTGGTCCCCGTGCGCGTTCTCTCCGATGCCTTCATTCCCGAATTGCCGAACCCCTATCGCGGCAAGGTACGCGAGAACTACGATCTGCCGGACGGCAGCCGCATCATCATTGCAACCGATCGCCTCAGCGCTTTCGACCGCATCCTGACCGCCATCCCCGACAAGGGGCATGTCCTGACCCAGACCGCGCGCTACTGGTTCGAGGCAACAAAGGACATCTGCCCCAACCATGTGATCGCCTATCCGGATCCGAATGTGGTGATCGGCAAGCGGCTCGACATCCTGCCCGTCGAGATCGTCGTGCGCGGTTATCTTGCCGGCACGACGGGCACGTCGCTGCTCACCCTCTATAAGAAGGGAGAGCGGACCATGTACGGGCTGGATCTTCCGGACGGCCTCAAGGACAATCAGATCCTGCCCGCCCCGGTCATCACGCCGACCAGCAAAGCCTTCGACGGCGGTCACGACGAACCTCTGACCCCGAGAGAGATTGTCGAGCAGGGACTTTTGACCGCCGAACAATGGACGACCCTCTCCCGTTATGCGCTGGCACTTTTTGCGCGCGGCCGGCAGCTGGCAGCGGAACGCGGCCTGATCCTCGTCGACACCAAATACGAGTTCGGCACCGATGCCGAGGGCACCATCATCCTTGCCGACGAGATCCATACGCCGGACAGCAGCCGCTACTGGATCGTCGACAGTTATAGTGAGGCCTTCCGCAACGGCACGCGGCCGAAGAGTTTCGACAAGGATTTCATCCGCGCTTGGGTGGTCGAACGTTGCGACCCTTATAAGGATGAGATTCCGGTGATCCCCGCCGAACTCGTCGAGGAGACCGCCAAAGTCTACCGCACGGCATACGAAACGATCACCGGCGAGACTTTCGTGCCCGATACCAGCGGCACGACCGTGCTCGACCGTATCCGCCAGAACCTGTCGCCCTATTTCAACGCGCGTTGAACCGCCGGCCCGAAATCCCATCTGGCGTTTTTGAAGAGGACAGAGTGCGCAGACCGAGACGCAAGGCGGAAGAAACCCGCGGAGATATCCTCAACACGGCGGAGACGCTTTTCCGTGAACGGGGGATTGCCAAGTGTTCGATCGCCGACGTCGCCCAGGCGCTGCACATGTCGCCCGCCAACATCTTCAAGCATTTCCATTCCAAGGCATCGCTGGCGGACGCTATCTGCGACCGGCATATCAGCCGCATGATCGGCCGGTTCGGGACGCTCGACGAGCCGGCCCCGGCGCCCGAGCGGCTGGCAATCGTCGTGCGCAAATTGATGGAAGCGCATCTCCAGGACCTCCGCGACAATCCCTTTCTGTTCGAGATGATCTTCCTGATGTCGGAAGCCGATCTTCCGAGCGGCCAGCATTACAGGCGGCTGATCGAAAACCTGTTCGCCGATCTGATCCGCCAGGGTGTCGAAAGCGGCGCTTACAAATGTACCGACCCGCAGGCGATCAGCCAGCATGTGGCGGCGGCCTTTGCGAGCGTGCTCCATCCGGTCCTTTTGGCCAAGGCCGGCGAGGCGGAATTGCATGACCGATGTGACGGGCTTGCCAGACTTGTGAATGCTGCGCTGCAAAATCCACTTGCAAAGTGACGGTTTTATATTTACGTCACTTTCCCGAAGGTAGAACACCGGTCGAATTGCCTTTTTCGACGGACCCTGTTCCGACCGCTTAAGACGGGTTAATCTCCCCGACTTCCGTCCCGGCATATTCCGTCTGCCGTGGCGATTGCCAGCCGCTTTGCCTTGGATGACACCATGACCGGACGCAAACTGATACTTTCCCTGTTTCTTTCCGCGGCGCTCGCAGCCTGCAGCGACTCGGGCCAAAAGCCGGCCGGCAGCGGCGCGGCAGGCGGTGCCCCGCAGCGTCCGCCGCAGCCGGTCAGTGTCGTGACCATGAAGAAGTCCGAGCAGCCGATCACAGCCGTCCTGCCAGGCCGCGCGGCACCGTTTCAGATCGCCGATATCCGCCCGCGCGTCACCGGCGAAATCAAGCAGATCGCTTTCAAGCAGGGCAACGAGGTCAAGGCCGGCGATCTTCTTTATAAGATCGAGGACAGCACCTATGCAGCCGAAGTCGCCCAGGCGAAGGCGACCGTCTCGAAGGCGGAAGCCAGTATCCCGAGCGCCCAGGCGAACCTCTCCCGCTACGAGCGGCTGGTCAACAGCGGTGCGACGCAGATCGAATATGAGAGTGCACGGGTGACGCTTCTCCAGGCGCAGGCGGATGTGGCGCAGGCCAATGCCGCGCTCAATGCCGCCCAGATCAATCTCGACCTGACCGAAATCCGCGCGCCCTTCGACGGCGTCACGTCGATTTCCAATGTCAGCATCGGCAATATCGTCACCGCCAACCAGACGACGGCGCTGACGACGCTCCGCCGCCTCGATCCGATCTATATCGATCTCATCGATTCCAGCACCAATCTTCTCGAACTGCGCTCGGCCATGGCTTCCGGCCGCTTGAGCGGCGATCCGCGCAAGGCCGATATCCGCCTGACCCTGGAAGATGGAACGGACTATCCCCTGACCGGCAAGCTCGACATGGCCGACATGGCCGTCAGCGAAACGACCGGCACCTATCAGATCCGCGCGCTCTTCGATAACCCGAGGGACATGATCCTGCCGGGCACCTATGTGCGCGCCACCGTCACCCTCGGCAACGAGACCGGCTACCTGATCCCGCAGCGCGCCGCAACGCGCAATGCCCGCGGCGAACTTTCCGCCAAGTTCGTCACGGCGGACGGCAAGGTCGAGACCCGCATCTTCCCGACCAGCGGCGTCTCCGGCAACAATTGGCTGGTTACGCAGGGCGTGACCGACAGCGATCGCCTGGTCGTCGACGGCTTCCAGTGGATTGCCGATGGCGCGACGGTTCAACCGGTCGAGGCGACGGTCGACGACAAGGGCTTTGTCGTCGAGGCGACGAAGCCGGCCGCTGCAAAGCCGTGAAGGCCTCAAGCGGAAACGATCATGACGAAACGCGGCAAGGAATAATCTGAATGGCCAAGTTCTTCATCCGGCGACCGGTATTCGCCTGGGTCATCGCGATCGTCATCATGCTCGGCGGCGCGCTCGCCATCGCGACGCTCTCTATTTCGCAATATCCCGACATCGCGCCGACCACGGTCAGGATTACGGCAAGCTACAATGGCGCAAGCGCCGAGACCGTCGAGAAATCGGTGACGACGATCATCGAGGACGGCATGACCGGCCTCGACGACCTCACCTATATGACGTCGTCCTCCTCGACCGGCCGCGCCAACGTCACACTCACCTTCGGCAGCAGCGTCCTTCCCGACATCGCCCAGGTTCAGGTGCAGAACAAGCTGCAGCTGGTGCAGTCGCAACTGCCTGACGTCGTGCAGCAGGCGGGCATCGAAGTCGCTCGTTCGACATCGAGCATCCTGATGGTCGGCGCGCTGGTATCGACCGACAAGAAGCGAAGCTCCGTCGATCTCGGCGACCTGTTTTCCACGCAGATCGAGGATCAGGTCAAGCGCCTGGAAGGCGTCGGCAGCATCGACATCTTCGGGTCCGGCTACGCAATGCGCGTCTGGCTCGATCCCTATAAGCTGCAGAAATACCAGCTGACGCCGGCGGACGTGACGTCCGCGATCCAGTCCCAGAACACGCAGGTTTCCGTCGGCGCCTTGGGCGGTCTTCCGGCCAAGGCGGAGCAGCAGCTTACGGTCACCATGACCGCCCAAAGCCAGCTGACCACAGTCGACGATTTCGAGCGGATCATCCTCAAGGTGGAACAGGACGGCGCAACGGTGCGCCTTTCCGATGTCGCCCGCGTCGAGATCGGTGAAGAGAGTTATGGCGGCGGTTCCCGCCAGAACGGTCTGCCGTCCACGGGTTTTGCCGTGAACCTCGCGACCGGCGCCAACGCTCTCGATACCGCCGCACGCGTCAGGGAGGCGCTGACCGCCATCGGACCCAATCTTCCGGACGGCGTGGAGATCACCTACCCCTATGATACGACGCCCTTCGTGCAGCTTTCGATCGAAAAGGTCGTCCACACGCTCATCGAAGCGATCATCCTGGTTTTCGTCGTCCTGCTCATCTTCCTACAAAATCTGCGTGCAACGCTGATCCCGATGATTGCGGTGCCCGTCGTCCTGCTCGGCACGTTCGGGGTCCTGGCGATAACCGGATATTCCATCAATACCCTGACGATGTTCGCCATGGTTCTGGCGATCGGCCTTCTCGTCGACGATGCCATCGTCGTCGTCGAAAACGTCGAACGTATCATGGACGAAGAGGGTTTGAGCCCCCTTGAAGCGACCGAAAAGTCGATGGGCGAGATCACCGGGGCCATCATCGGCATCGCGCTCGTCCTGACGGCGGTGTTCATTCCGATGGCCTTCTTTGGTGGCTCGACCGGCATTATCTACCGCCAGTTCTCGATCACCATCGTATCGGCCATGCTGCTTTCGGCGCTGGTCGCCATCGTGCTGACGCCGGCGCTTTGCGCCACCATGCTGAAGCCGATCGATCACCACAAGAAACGTCGCGGCATCGGCGCCTTCTTCAACCGCGGTTTCGATCGGTCCACCCGCGGGTATGTCAGCACCATCGGTTATCTCCTGAAGCGTCCGTTCCGCGTGATGCTGGCCTTCCTGCTGGTGATCGGCGGCTGCGCCTGGCTTTTCACGAAACTGCCGAATTCCTTCCTTCCGCAGGAAGACCAGGGCGTTCTGCTGACCATTATCCAGACGCCGGTCGGCGCCACTACGCCGCGCACCGACGAAGCGGTCAAGAAGGTAGAGGCCTATTTCCTCGAGAAGGAAAAGGACAATGTCGACGCGGTATTCGGCGTCCTCGGCTTCAGCTTCAGCGGAAGCGGCCAGAACAATGCCATCGTCTTCACCAAGCTCAAGGATTTCGCCGAGCGCGCCAAGCCGGAGCAATCCGCCGCGGCTATCGTCCGGCGGGCGAGCGGGTATTTCTTCACCATCCGCGATGCGCAGGTCTTTGCCCTTCTGCCGCCGGCCATCCAGGGGCTCGGCACGTCGAGCGGCTTCTCCATGTATCTGGTCGACAGCGGCAACAACGGCAACGCGGCGCTGACCACGGCATCGCAGCAGCTCATTCAGGCCGGTACCGGTAATCCGAACATCAGTTCGCTGCGCAGCAGCACCCAGCGGTCCGAAACCCAGCTCAAGATCCTGCTCGACCAGGAAAAGCTCGGCGCGATGGGCGTCGACCTCGCTTCGGTCAACTCCATGCTGGCAACTATTTTTGCCGGACGCGACGTCAACGACTTCACCCTCAATAACGAGCTGAAGCCGGTCTATGTGCAAGGCGATGCGCCCTATCGGATGCAGCCGGACGACCTGAAACACTGGTTCGCCCGCAACAACAAGGGCGAGATGGTTCCTTTCTCCTCCTTCAGCACTGTCCAATGGATCAGCGGTACGCCGCAGCTCGCACGCTTCAACGGCACCAGCGCCATTCCGCTCGACGGCGCGGCCGGTCCGGGCGTCAGCACCGGCCAGGCGATGGACGAGATGCAGAGGCTGACGGCTGCACTGCCGGGCGGCTATTCGGTGGCCTGGCAGGGCATTTCCTACCAGGAGCGGCTGTCTGGCTCCCAGGCGCCGATGCTCTATGCGCTATCGGTTCTGATCGTCTTCCTGTGCCTTGCGGCGCTCTATGAAAGCTGGTCGATCCCGTTCTCAGTCATATTGGCTGTCCCGATCGGCGTGCTCGGCGCGCTTACCGCGGCGCATTTCTTCGGCCAGGCGAACGACGTCTACTTCAAGGTCGGGCTTTTGACGACGATCGGCTTGGCGGCCAAGAACGCCATCCTGATCGTCGAATTCGCCAAGGATCGGCAGGCAGGCGGCATGAGCATGATCGAAGCCACCCTCGAGGCCGCACGCCTGCGCCTGAGGCCGATCGTCATGACGTCGCTCGCTTTTATCCTCGGCGTCGTACCTCTGGCGATCGCGACCGGCGCCGGATCCGCGGCCCAGAATGCCATCGGTATCGGCGTGCTGGGTGGTATGCTTTCTGCAACACTTCTCGGAATTTTCTTCGTTCCGTCCTTCTTTGTTGTCGTTAGACGGTTATCAAAGCGTGAAAAAGAGTAGGATGACGATTACGTTCGTTAACGTATTCGACTTTTAATGCCGTCAGAGGTTATGCGAATCGCTACTGACGGGACAATCGGAAGAGGCATGAGTGCTG
This region includes:
- a CDS encoding efflux RND transporter periplasmic adaptor subunit; amino-acid sequence: MTGRKLILSLFLSAALAACSDSGQKPAGSGAAGGAPQRPPQPVSVVTMKKSEQPITAVLPGRAAPFQIADIRPRVTGEIKQIAFKQGNEVKAGDLLYKIEDSTYAAEVAQAKATVSKAEASIPSAQANLSRYERLVNSGATQIEYESARVTLLQAQADVAQANAALNAAQINLDLTEIRAPFDGVTSISNVSIGNIVTANQTTALTTLRRLDPIYIDLIDSSTNLLELRSAMASGRLSGDPRKADIRLTLEDGTDYPLTGKLDMADMAVSETTGTYQIRALFDNPRDMILPGTYVRATVTLGNETGYLIPQRAATRNARGELSAKFVTADGKVETRIFPTSGVSGNNWLVTQGVTDSDRLVVDGFQWIADGATVQPVEATVDDKGFVVEATKPAAAKP
- a CDS encoding efflux RND transporter permease subunit codes for the protein MAKFFIRRPVFAWVIAIVIMLGGALAIATLSISQYPDIAPTTVRITASYNGASAETVEKSVTTIIEDGMTGLDDLTYMTSSSSTGRANVTLTFGSSVLPDIAQVQVQNKLQLVQSQLPDVVQQAGIEVARSTSSILMVGALVSTDKKRSSVDLGDLFSTQIEDQVKRLEGVGSIDIFGSGYAMRVWLDPYKLQKYQLTPADVTSAIQSQNTQVSVGALGGLPAKAEQQLTVTMTAQSQLTTVDDFERIILKVEQDGATVRLSDVARVEIGEESYGGGSRQNGLPSTGFAVNLATGANALDTAARVREALTAIGPNLPDGVEITYPYDTTPFVQLSIEKVVHTLIEAIILVFVVLLIFLQNLRATLIPMIAVPVVLLGTFGVLAITGYSINTLTMFAMVLAIGLLVDDAIVVVENVERIMDEEGLSPLEATEKSMGEITGAIIGIALVLTAVFIPMAFFGGSTGIIYRQFSITIVSAMLLSALVAIVLTPALCATMLKPIDHHKKRRGIGAFFNRGFDRSTRGYVSTIGYLLKRPFRVMLAFLLVIGGCAWLFTKLPNSFLPQEDQGVLLTIIQTPVGATTPRTDEAVKKVEAYFLEKEKDNVDAVFGVLGFSFSGSGQNNAIVFTKLKDFAERAKPEQSAAAIVRRASGYFFTIRDAQVFALLPPAIQGLGTSSGFSMYLVDSGNNGNAALTTASQQLIQAGTGNPNISSLRSSTQRSETQLKILLDQEKLGAMGVDLASVNSMLATIFAGRDVNDFTLNNELKPVYVQGDAPYRMQPDDLKHWFARNNKGEMVPFSSFSTVQWISGTPQLARFNGTSAIPLDGAAGPGVSTGQAMDEMQRLTAALPGGYSVAWQGISYQERLSGSQAPMLYALSVLIVFLCLAALYESWSIPFSVILAVPIGVLGALTAAHFFGQANDVYFKVGLLTTIGLAAKNAILIVEFAKDRQAGGMSMIEATLEAARLRLRPIVMTSLAFILGVVPLAIATGAGSAAQNAIGIGVLGGMLSATLLGIFFVPSFFVVVRRLSKREKE
- a CDS encoding phosphoribosylaminoimidazolesuccinocarboxamide synthase, whose translation is MRVLSDAFIPELPNPYRGKVRENYDLPDGSRIIIATDRLSAFDRILTAIPDKGHVLTQTARYWFEATKDICPNHVIAYPDPNVVIGKRLDILPVEIVVRGYLAGTTGTSLLTLYKKGERTMYGLDLPDGLKDNQILPAPVITPTSKAFDGGHDEPLTPREIVEQGLLTAEQWTTLSRYALALFARGRQLAAERGLILVDTKYEFGTDAEGTIILADEIHTPDSSRYWIVDSYSEAFRNGTRPKSFDKDFIRAWVVERCDPYKDEIPVIPAELVEETAKVYRTAYETITGETFVPDTSGTTVLDRIRQNLSPYFNAR
- a CDS encoding TetR family transcriptional regulator, which codes for MRRPRRKAEETRGDILNTAETLFRERGIAKCSIADVAQALHMSPANIFKHFHSKASLADAICDRHISRMIGRFGTLDEPAPAPERLAIVVRKLMEAHLQDLRDNPFLFEMIFLMSEADLPSGQHYRRLIENLFADLIRQGVESGAYKCTDPQAISQHVAAAFASVLHPVLLAKAGEAELHDRCDGLARLVNAALQNPLAK